A stretch of DNA from Thiohalorhabdus sp. Cl-TMA:
CAGCCCCGACCGCACCCTGTCTTCATAAAACTGTAACGCCTGTCCGTGAAGGTATGTGGTCTGCGGGCCGTCCTTGGCGCTGTCCCCGGGCGGCCGCGGAATCCCCCGCAAGCCACAGATCCCAACCGGAGAGTCAAGGATGGCGATCCGCAGTTTCCCGGTCCGGCTCCTGGGGGGGCAGCTGCTGTGCCTCCTCCTCATGCAGCCGGCCTCGGCCGCCGGTGAATCCCTGGACCGGCTGGCCGAGAAGCTCGTCAACCTCCGCGGCGAGGTGGAGGAGCTGAACAGCCGGCTGGACAGCCTTCGCGACCAGCACAAGAACGAAATGGCCTCCCTGAGCCGGCGCAAGTCGGACCTCCAGAGCCGGATCCAGCAGCGGCAGGTCCAGGTGGACGAGCTGCGGACGAACCTGCGCGAGATCCGGGAGGAGGCGCAGAAGGCCGGCGTGGAGGCGGAGGCCCTCGAGCCCAAGGTGGCCGACGCCATCGTGACCCTGAAGACCCGGGTGCGCCGGGGACTGCCCTTCAAGGTGGCGGAGCGGGTCGGCGAGCTGGAGGACATCCGCAAGCAGATGGCCACCGGTGTCCTGACTCCCCACAAGGCCGCAAAGCGCCTCTGGACCTTCTACGAGGATGAGATCCGCCTCGCCGAGGAGAACGGCATCTACCAGCAGACGGTCACCGTGAACG
This window harbors:
- a CDS encoding DUF3450 family protein → MAIRSFPVRLLGGQLLCLLLMQPASAAGESLDRLAEKLVNLRGEVEELNSRLDSLRDQHKNEMASLSRRKSDLQSRIQQRQVQVDELRTNLREIREEAQKAGVEAEALEPKVADAIVTLKTRVRRGLPFKVAERVGELEDIRKQMATGVLTPHKAAKRLWTFYEDEIRLAEENGIYQQTVTVNGEEKLADVARVGMVMLFFRTPASQYGRAVRSDGGWTYRVYRRDAAREQVKNLFASFRKQVRTGYFTIPNALTGTEDQ